Below is a genomic region from Ketobacter sp. MCCC 1A13808.
CAATGGGACAAAGACGCACGCCACCATCAGCATTATATTGAGCGTCAGCGCGCTGGACGTTGCATCCCAGAGTGTCAAACTATGATTGGGGTTCAGGCTGGACGGCAACACAAAAGGAAACAACGCCACTGCCGCCGTTAAAATAATACTGGTTATCGCAACACAACTGGTAGCAAAGGCCAAACCGTCCAGCTTGGCTTTTGCCAGAAAAGCCGTCATCAATGGCATAAGCATTCCCGCCAACGGGAACAACCAAAGCAACGGCCATTTATTAAAGTTGTTCAACCACGCTCCCTCCTGCACTGCAACCAGTTTACCAAGAGGATCGTTATAGGCATTGGGATCGGGCAAGGTTTCGATAACAAAGCCCTTCATACCGGAAAAAATCCAGATCCCGCAAATGCCGAACAGCAACGTGGTACTGACAGCGGCAAACAACGTCGACCGTACTGCTTTTGCCCGCAATTCATCGCTGGTTTTCAATCCCAGCCAGACCCCACCATGCATGACTAACATACTCAGGCTCAAAAACCCGGCCAATAACGGAAACCAGGTCAGCAAACCCAATAAGCCCGCTTTGAAGTCGGGACGCAAAAACTCATCGAATTCGAATGGTAGCCCTATAAATAAATTTCCGAAGGCCACTCCAAAAATAACCGGAGGAATAACCGACCCGGCGAACAAGGCACGATCCCAATTGCGACGCCAACGTTCGGAATCCTTTTTAGCGCGGTAATCAAACCCGACCGGTCGCATGAATAACGCCAACAGAACAATGATCAAAGCAGCGTACATTCCGGAAAAAGCACTGGCGTAAACCATAGGCCAGGCAGCAAACAAGGCCCCGCCAGCAGTCACAAACCACACCTGATTCCCTTCCCAATGGGGACCGATGGTGTTGATCATAATACGTCGCTCAGTGTTGGTGGAGCCGATCACGGGCAACAATGCACCGACGCCCATATCAAAACCATCAGTGAGCGCAAAACCGATTAATAGCAGCCCCACCAGACCCCACCAGATTAATTTCAGCGTTTCATAATCAGCAATCATGACGCGGTCTCCCGAGGATTAGAGCGGCCGGATTTGGATGCACTGTCGTTATTTTCGAAAAAATATTTTCCGGTACCCAAGCTGCTGGGCCCTTTACGGATGAAATGCAACATCAAATACATTTCAATAATGAACAGAGCAGTATAAAACAGCACGATGACTATCAAGCTAGTCCAGACATCCGATGCAGCCAGATTGGAAGCGGAAAGATTTGTCGGCAAAACTTCGCCTATGGTCCACGGTTGTCGGCCGTATTCAGAAACTATCCAGCCGCATTCGGCGGCTATCCAGGGTAATGGTATCGACCATACTGCCAACTTCAGCAGCCACCGGCTTTTCGCGACCTGATGCCGTGTGGATTGATAGAATGAAACGACAAAGACAAACAGCATCACTATGGCCGACCCAACCATAATACGGAAGCTGAAAAACAGCGGCCACACCTTGGGGATGCTCCGATCAACCGCCGACTGGACCTGGTCATCGGTAGCGTCGATCACATTGGGGGCAAATTCTTTTAACAGCAACCCATAACCCAAGTCGTCTTTAACCAGATTGAATGCTTCGCGGGAAACATCGTCTACTCCATTTTCACGCATATCCTGCAGTAAGCCATAAGCCACCATACCCTGCCGGATGCGTCGCTCATGAAGCTGTTTAAGATCCGCTATACCCAAAACCGGGGTGTCCAGGCTACGGGTCGCAACAATGCCCAACATATAAGGAATGCGGATAGCAAAGTGAGTTTTCTGCGCGATATCGTCGGGCCAGCCAATCAGCGTAAAGGACGCCGGCGGCGGATGCGTTTCCCACTCCGCTTCTATTGCGGCCAATTTCACTTTTTGCACATCGCCTATTTCATACCCGGATTCGTCACCCAACACGATTGCCGATAAAATCGAAGCGGTCCCAAAGCTTGCCGCGATCGCAAAAGATCGCCTGGCAAACGGCAGGTCCCGTCCTTTCAGCAAATACCAGCTGGACACACTTAACACAAACATAGCTCCGGTTACGTAGCCGGCCGCAACCGTATGCACAAACTTGACCTGAGCCACCGGGTTGAAAAACACTTCGGCAAATGAAGTCATTTCCATACGCATCGTGTGAAAATTAAATTCAGAGCCTACCGGATTCTGCATCCAGGCATTGGCGATTAGAATCCAAAGAGCCGACAAATTAGAACCCAGCGCCACCAACCAGGTTACCGCCAAATGCTGGCGTTGCGACAACCGATCCCAACCAAAGAAAAACAACCCGACCAGCGTGCTTTCCAGAAAGAAAGCCATTAACCCTTCGATCGCCAAGGGCACTCCGAAAATATCGCCTACATAATGAGAATAGTAGGCCCAGTTAGTGCCAAATTGAAACTCCAGAGTCAGTCCAGTGGTAACACCCAAGGCAAAGTTAATGCCAAACAGCTTTCCCCAGAAGCGTGTCATATCTTTGTACACCGACTTTTGCGTCAAGACATAAGCCGACTCCATAATTGCCAGAATAAAGGACAAACCCAACGTGAGCGGAACAAATATGAAATGAAACAAAGCCGTTAATGCGAATTGCAACCGGGCAACTTCAACGGCAGACAGATCAATCATGTGACCTCCTTAAGGGTTGTGTTTGTGGCTCAGAGGTATCGAAGTAAATATCAGCCGGCAAATGCTGTTGCTCTAGGGAAGGAAAAAAAATCAGCCGGATGGCAATGATGACTAGCACCTTAATCAGAACGATCAAGACGATATGTTTGCGCAGCGATAGATCCGTTAGTTTCATGGCAGCGACTGTTCCTGTGTAACCGGTTTAGCGCGTTCTGGCAAACTGACTATGCCACACCCTACTAACCATTATAAAGCCTGAATGTGTATACCACTCCAGATACCCGCTCTGAGCCAATCCAGTGGCGATTACGGCAATAGTATTCACCGTTCGATCAAAGTACCATCTTTCGTTGATCGAAATATATCGTCCCATTCTTAAGCGAGCTTATGAGAGGAGCTATCCGTGCAATTCACCGAACTTCTGAACAACTGCCAGCCTAAAGACGGAGCTGTGTCGTTAACCGTACCCCCTACCTGGATGCAGGGCCGAAGCGTTTTCGGGGGGCTTCAGACCGTTATTGCGTTAAGCGCCATGCGGGGCTTGGTGCCTGAGGTTCCCTTACGCTCACTACAGACGACATTTATTCAGCCGGGAGACGACAATACGCTTACCGCCAAAGCAACAATACTGCGCTCGGGCAAAAGTGCTATTCATGTCGAATCACGATTAATGAATGGCAATAAGATTGTGGCGATCGTCATCGGGGTATTCGGCAGTGCAAGGGACTCTGTAGTCAGGCTGGCTCCGGAAAAACCGCCTGTCCCATCTGATAACTCCAAACAGGTGCCCTACGTTGAAGGTCTGACACCTTCTTTTCTTCAGCACTTCGAAGGCCGTTGGGTTAAGGGAGGCTTTCCTTTCAGCGGTGCAGCGGAACCTGAAAACGTAATTGAACTAAGCATGCCGACAGAACCAAGCTCCACTGAATTCCATATCATCGCGTTAGCGGATTATGTACCTCCGATCGCCCTTTCGTATATGAAAAGGTTTGCTGCCGGAAGTTCCATGACCTGGATGCTGGAATTTCTTACCGATAAAGTAGACGGATTGCCCATGCAGGGATGGCGTGTGGACAGCACCATGTTAGCGGCAGCGGACGGCTACACCAGCCAGTCAGTGACGCTGTGGGGCCCCGACGATCAACCGGTTGCGTTCAGCAAACAAAGCATGGTGGTTTTCGGTTAGGCAGATCGACAATAAAAAAAGCCCCGATAAATCGGGGCTTTTTTTATCTCAGGTTTTACAGTGAGACCTACAGATCTTTCATCGCAGCAATCATTTCCTGAAGTACCAGTTTCGCATCACCATGCACCATCAGGCTGTTTTCATTGATGAACAAGGCGTTGGGAATACCGGCAAATCCGGGAGACAATCCACGCTTGACCACTATCACCGTTTTTGCATTCTGCACTTCCAGAATCGGCATACCGAAGATAGGCGATTCCGGATCTTTTGACGCCGCCGGGTTGGTAACGTCATTCGCTCCCAGCACAATGGCCACATCCGTCTGCGTGAACTCGGGATTGATAACATCCATTTCCACCAACTGGTCGTAGGGCACTTCAGCCTCGGCCAACAGTACGTTCATATGTCCAGGCATACGACCCGCAACCGGGTGAATAGCATATTTAACATCAATACCACGATCCTGCAGCATCGAAGCCAACTCACGGGTTGCATGCTGAGCCTGTGCAACCGCCAAACCATAACCGGGAACGAATACAACACGGCTGGCAGAGTCGAGCAGCATCGCGACTTCATCCGCGCTGGTGGTTTTCACTTTACCATCATAGAACGCGTCGTTTTCATCACGGCTGATACCGGCTTTAGCCGCCATAGAGCCGCCGAACAGGACGTTGGTCAGCGAGCGATTCATCGCTTTACACATGATGGTTGTCAGGATCAGCCCGGACGCACCCACCAATGACCCAGTTATGATGAGCCCGTTGTTTCCCAGAACAAATCCAGTGGCTGAACCTGCCAAACCGGAATAGGAGTTCAGCAACGCGATTACCACCGGCATGTCCGCGCCGCCAATGGGAATAACCAGCGCAACACCCAGCAACAGACAGATCAGAATCATAACGATCAGCAGATCGCCCTGCTCAAGAGGGTTAGAAGCCACAAAATAGGCGGAACCCGCGATCAGCAGCACAAAACACACTTTGACAATGGCCTTGAACATACCGATTGAGGCGGGGTCACCCAGCTTGCCCATCAGCTTGCCCACGGCCACGAAGCTACCGGTCAGTGTCACTGCGCCGATCAGGATGCTCAGAATGAGCGCGATGCCCCACATCATAGTTGGCTCAGGAAAAGCGCTTTCAGCAGCCGCTGCAAGCTCATAGCCCCGGCTCATTTCCAGATAGTTTGCAGAAGCGACCAGTAATGACGCGGCGCCGCCAAATCCGTTTAATGCCGCCACCATTTCCGGCATGGACGTCATCTGAATACGCTTAGCCAGGAAAATACCGATACCGGCACCCACCACGATACCCAGGATAATATAACCGTAACTGACTACCTGAAATTCCAGCAAGGCTGCAACCACAGCCACCAACATTCCCGCAGCAGACAATTGGTTCCCGCGAACCGCTGTCTTGGGGGTGGTCATACCTTTAATACCAAAAATAAACAGTACCGCTGCAACGAGGTACCCGAAATTAATTAAAACGTGCATGAGTCTTCCTTCTACTTACTTTTCTTTTTGAACATATTGAGCATGCGATCGGTAACCATAAAGCCACCAAAAATGTTGATACAAGCCAACACTATCGCGAGCACACCAAGAAAGGTTGAAAGACCCGTGGCTTGTTCGCCACCCCCGGAACTAATAATGGCACCAACCACAACGATACCCGAGATGGCGTTGGTTCCGCTCATCAATGGCGTATGCAATGTAGGCGGAACCTTGTTGATGATTTCCACACCGACAAATATGGCCAACACAAATATTGTGAAGGTCAGGATTAACATTTCCATCAGCTTGACTCCTTCTCAATGAGTTCACGCAAGCCCGCATGCTTGATTTCGCCACCTTCGGTAATCAGTGTGGCGGACACAATTTCATCTTCCATATTCAGGGTCAACTCGCCTTCTTTGGCCATGTTGAGCAGGAATGTGGTGATGTTTTTTGTATAGAGCTGGGAGGCATGAACAGGAACGCGGGAGGGATGATCGATATAACCGATGATAGTGACGCCATCGACAAACGTTTTTTCGTTTTTGACAGTGCCTTCAACGTTTCCGCCACGTTCGGCTGCCAGATCGACAATGACCGAGCCGTGTTTCATTTTTTTAACCATATCAGCGGTGATCAGCACCGGTGAAGCTTTGCCGGGTATCGCTGCGGTGGTAATCACCAGGTCAGATTGAGCGACCTTCTCGGCCATTTGCTCACGCTGGGCGCGATAAAATTCCTCTGACTGCTGCTTGGCATAGCCGCCTGCAGTAGTACCTTCTTCCTGGGGCAGATCAAACTCCACGAATTTTGCACCCAGACTTTCTACCTGTTCACGGACTTCCACGCGGGTATCATAGGCTTCCACCACCGCACCCAGGCGTCGCGCCGTTGAAACCGCCATTAAGCCGGCAACGCCCGCACCCACAATAAAAACTTTAGCAGGGTGAATGGTTCCGGCAGCGGTCATTAACATAGGAAAGTATTGCGGTAACGCCATAGCGCCCGCCAGTACAGAGCGGTAGCCCGAAATAGCCGCCATTGAACTCAACACATCCATACTTTGGGCCCGCGTAATGCGGGGTATGAATTCCAGTGCAAAGCACCTTACCTTGCGCTCAGCAAGCTGCTTGATCAACGCTTGGTTGAACCAGCCGTCAAGCATACAAACCAATGTGGTACCTTCCTTAATCAAAGTCGTTTCATCATCAATCAGATGGCGTACTTTCAATATAAGATCGGCTTGTTCGTACAAGGATTTGGCGTCTGGAGCGATAGTCGCACCGGCTGCACTATATGCCTCATCGTCATAGTGTGAAGCTTCACCAGCTCCACTTTGAACCACCACTTTAAACCCGGCACCGGTCAGAACCTGAATTCCGGGCGGAATAACCGCAACACGATTTTCCCCAGGAACTATTTCCTTAGGTATACCAACTAACATACCTGAACTCCAAAACCTTATGAAATTTATAGCGTTTTTTATAAATCAATAATATTGCGGGCGCCCCAAATCTTGCCATTCCGGGGCCGCAATTTTGAGAGGTGTTAACCTATCGTGAGTTAAGAGATATGACAAGCCCTATTTTGTGTCCAATAGGTAGCATATTCCAACAGCGGAACCTGCGGTATCGCCGACCTGCATCCGAACATCGGTCGCTTTGTCCAAAAATCCCTGGAGTTGGCCATTTAATACCGCTACCACTGGGGGACAGCGGGTATGTCAGGCAACAAGACTAACCCCCATTACCTGCCATTTCTTTTTAGCCGGCTGCGAACTGAAACATATAGGAAAGATGCGCCACCACACTGATTGATTCGCTGATCCGCTTCTTGCTACGATGCCCCACATAACCAGCCAATGTGATCGGTATAATATGAATGATAGAAAGTGGACCTCACAGGATATCCCTTCACAAACGGGGAAACGAATACTGATTACCGGCGCAAATAGCGGAATCGGATTTGAATCAGCTCGCGTCATGGCCGGGCTGGGTGCGCAAGTCATTCTTGCCTGTCGAAACGAGGCAAAAGCCGTTAGCGCCATGGCGAAGATACGCAATCAGTTTCCCAAAGCGCAATTGCATTTTCTGCCACTGGATCTGGGGTCGCTGGATTCGGTGCATGTGATGGCCAACATGTTCTCGGAGCAATACGACAGCTTGGATGTTCTGCTCAATAATGCGGGAGTGATGTGGCTACCACAGGGAATGACGGAAGACGGCTTTGAGAGTCAAATAGGTATCAACCATTTGGGGCATTTCGCATTAACCGGCCTGCTAATGCCTGCATTGCTGAACCGGGCAGGCTCAAGAGTCGTTACGGTCAGCAGCATCGCCCACCGCTCCGGCAATCTGGATTTTGAAGATCTATTTTTTGAACGCCGGCGTTACGGTAAGCAGGATGCTTACGGGCAAAGCAAGCTAGCTAACCTAGTGTTTGCCCGGGAGCTGGAACGGAAGCTGAATGCATCCGGCGCACAAACCATGTCGGTCGCCGTGCATCCCGGCGTAACCAGCACTAATCTGGCCACGCCAGGGCTGCAACAAAGTGGATCGGTGTTGCTTGCGAAACTGGTTAAAATGGTCACGCCCCTGGTAACACAATCTGCAACCAAAGGCGCTTTACCATCACTGTATGCAGCTACTTCAAATGAGATAGAGGGCGGTGAATATATCGGGCCGGATCGGTTCTATGGTACGTTTGGTTATCCGACAGCAGCGACGTCAACCCGGCGCTCCAACAACCCGGATATCGCCCGTAAACTTTGGCAGGTATCTGAAAAGCTTACGGGGGTTCAGTATCCGCTTTCCGCTACGACTTAATACAACGCGCGGTTTTTTTCATCCACCTGTCCGTTCAAAGTCCAATAATCGTAAAGATACCCCAGCAGAAACAAACCACCGGTGAGTAACCAAATCAACCCGGTGAACCACTTACCCAAATAAAATCGGTGGATACCAAACATACCGAGAAAGGTCAGGAGAATCCAGGCCACCGTGTAATCCAGTCGACCTTCCTGGTATTTTCTGCCCGCTTCCCTATCCATTGATGGAATCAAGAATAAATCAATAATCCAGCCCACAAACAACAGCCCGGCAGTGAAAAACCATATTGTTCCGGTAATCGGCTTTCCATAATAGAAACGATGCGCCCCCAGGAAACCAAAAATCCACAAAATATAGCCAACCAGCTTTGAATGCGTATCGTTTCCCATAATGATCCTCTGAAGTGGGTCAGGTCTAAGTTTGGACACACAGTACGAGACTTTAAGCACAGTGTCTATGCTCAGTGGTGCAGAGGATGTAGTTCACAAATCAACCTAAGCCTCATTGCCAATGATCCCGCGCTTATAGTAGATTGTCATTAGACTTTATAAGTGACTGAACTTCTTTCTGCCGTAAATCAAGGAATAGTAATCAACATGATATGCAAAGAATTCAAATGCATTTTTGTTCATGTACCCAAAGCCGCCGGAATGAGCGTGGAGCACTATTTTCTTAATCTGTTGGGAATGACCTGGGAGACCCGCGCGCCACTTCTGCTACGGCCAAACGATGACCCGAGCAAAGGTCCCGCCCGGTTAGCTCACCTCTATGCAGAAGAGTATGTGAAATTCGGGTATATCAGTCAGGAGCAGTTTAACGAATATTACAAATTTTCTTTTGTTAGAAACCCCTGGGCCCGTATCGTCTCAGAATACAAGTTCAGACATCATAATATTAGATTTACCTTCAGCGATTTTATTAAGCATCACTTACCCGAACCCGGAATGGACGATGCTTATCGTCATATCGTGCCGCAATACAACTTTACGCACTCACCGGACGGCCAGTGCCTGGTTGACTACATCGGCAAGTTTGAGAGCCTGCAAAACGATTTTGACGTGGTCGCCAAACAACTGGGTTTCGCGGATTCAACCTTACCTCACATCAACGACACAAAGAAAAACGCTCAATACGGCCTTAATTGGAAACTGCGTAAATGGCTTATGTCTTTTCAGCAAAAAGAGCATAAAAACTATCGTGATTATTATAACGATGAGCTAAAAAAAATCGTTTCAAAGCTTTATGAGCAGGATATCGACACCTACAAATATCAATTTGATTGAATTCTTTAGTGCCTGTGAATCAGATGAAGTGCATCCAGCCGCATCGACATTAAACTACTGATTGTTTTCAGGAGGATTCAGTTCGGCCGATCTGCGCCGCATCGGTAACAGCACACGAAACACGCTGCCTACACCATGCTCGCTTTCCACTTCGATCCTGCCGCCGAGTACAGACACCAATCTAGAGGTAATGGCTAAACCCAACCCGGTGCCTTCGATATTTTTTTCCCGAGCTTCATTGGTGCGCACAAATTCATTAAACAGCTTTTCCTGGTCCTTCGCCGTGATACCTATTCCCGTATCCGTCACCTGTAAAGTCAAGGTCTGCCCCCAGGACACCTCGAAGGTCACATTAACACTGACAGAAATGCTGCCTTTGCGCGTGTATTTCACAGCATTGGACACCAGATTATTTAAAATCCTGAGCAATACATTCTTGTCAGTCACCATCGGTATTGGGGTTACAGGCAAGCTCACTTTGAATTTTAAATTCTTGGCTTTGGCCCAGGGTGCTAAAGCCTGCAACTGTAAATCCAATAGTTGCCTTACATCCAACGGCTCAAGATTCACATTCATGTGGCCGGACTCGACCTTGGACAAATCCAGGATGTCATTAATTAAAGACAGTAAATGGTGTGCATTGCGGAGCACGGTTTCCAATCCATCCTGCTCGCGCTCACCTAAAGTCACATTGCTGCTTTTCAATACCCGTTCTGAAAAACCAATAATAGAATTGAGCGGGGTCCGCAGTTCGTGGGACATACTAGCCAAGAATTCGGACTTGTACCGATTCGCTTTTTCCAACTGTTGGATCAACCTGTGCCGTTCTGTTATATCAGTGACCGAGACCAGAACTTCGCCCTGCTCTTCGTAACGCAGGGGTTGTAATGCCACATCCAATACCAGTATAGACCCGTCTCGGGTTAGCCCTTTGATATCGGACCGGCTTCCCAGACGTTTGGGTCCTGCGTTCAACAAATATTTCTGTACATGATCGCGATGCCGACCATGGGCTTCCGGTGGAATCAAAATGTTAACCGGTTTCCCCATGAGTTCTTCCGCGGCATAACCAAACATGTCGGACAGGCTGCGATTCACCAGGCTTATCTTCTGACTGCGATCCACCAGCATCAGGCCACTGGGTGCAGAATCAAATAGCAGAGTAAAACGACGCTCCGAATCCAGACGGTCAGTTATGTCATTACAAATCACCACCATGAACTCGGTTATACCGTTGACATTTTTAATAGGAACCTGATGGATATTGAAGTAACGTAGCCCCTCCAGCGTTTCCACTTCCAGCTTGCTGATAAAACTTGCGCTGAATTCGCTGCCGGTCAATCTCACCTGGCTATTAAATTGTTGTTGGAAGCGATCAAACAATGCCATTGTTGAGTGATCGTTCGTCTCGAACAAACGTCGGGCGTGGTGATTTAATCTCACCACTTCACCGCCTAGTACGTTCTTCACGAAAAGTACATTAGGCAAGCTATCGATAATGGCGTCCGCAAAGTTTTTCTGTGTTTCCAATTCGTACTTAGCCGATATCAATTCCTTGTTTCTTTGTTCAGCAATGGCTTCCACCCGATGCTTCATATGGCGCATGGACAACAGAACATAAAACAGCAACACATCAATAATGATTCCACCGAGCACAACAAATTTGGGTATTTCACGACCATCAATTGACTGGGTGAACTCGGACCCGGGCGTAAAATATAAGGTCCAGGGTTGGCCATTGAACATAAAGGTGTTTCTCCACCTCAGAGCCCCTGACTCTTCAACGCGGCGGACATCATGTACACGGTTGCTGTCGAAAAGCAGGTTCTCGCGATCGCTGTTCTCACCATCGTAGATCTCAAAATCGATAGAATAAGCTTCCCCTTTGGTTATCCCCAGCATCAGGTCTCCGGTCCGGAAAGGCGAATAGACCCACCCCGAGAAGCTGGCTTCCCGCTCGGATTTGGTTGATGGTGGTGGGCTGGTGGAATAAACAGGTAAATAGATGAGGAATCCACTTTGCGTGTCTTCCTCTGTCTCCTGTACCAGGGTGATTTTTCCGGTGGTTGCCAACTCGCCGCTGCTGCGCGCACGCGCCATGGCCTTACGCCGCAATAGATTGGTGTACATGTCATACCCGAACGCACGCCGGTTACGCCAATCAAATGGCTCAAGATAAACAATGCTG
It encodes:
- the cydB gene encoding cytochrome d ubiquinol oxidase subunit II, with product MADYETLKLIWWGLVGLLLIGFALTDGFDMGVGALLPVIGSTNTERRIMINTIGPHWEGNQVWFVTAGGALFAAWPMVYASAFSGMYAALIIVLLALFMRPVGFDYRAKKDSERWRRNWDRALFAGSVIPPVIFGVAFGNLFIGLPFEFDEFLRPDFKAGLLGLLTWFPLLAGFLSLSMLVMHGGVWLGLKTSDELRAKAVRSTLFAAVSTTLLFGICGIWIFSGMKGFVIETLPDPNAYNDPLGKLVAVQEGAWLNNFNKWPLLWLFPLAGMLMPLMTAFLAKAKLDGLAFATSCVAITSIILTAAVALFPFVLPSSLNPNHSLTLWDATSSALTLNIMLMVACVFVPLVLSYTLWSYYKMWGRLDEAHINDNSHSLY
- a CDS encoding cytochrome ubiquinol oxidase subunit I, yielding MIDLSAVEVARLQFALTALFHFIFVPLTLGLSFILAIMESAYVLTQKSVYKDMTRFWGKLFGINFALGVTTGLTLEFQFGTNWAYYSHYVGDIFGVPLAIEGLMAFFLESTLVGLFFFGWDRLSQRQHLAVTWLVALGSNLSALWILIANAWMQNPVGSEFNFHTMRMEMTSFAEVFFNPVAQVKFVHTVAAGYVTGAMFVLSVSSWYLLKGRDLPFARRSFAIAASFGTASILSAIVLGDESGYEIGDVQKVKLAAIEAEWETHPPPASFTLIGWPDDIAQKTHFAIRIPYMLGIVATRSLDTPVLGIADLKQLHERRIRQGMVAYGLLQDMRENGVDDVSREAFNLVKDDLGYGLLLKEFAPNVIDATDDQVQSAVDRSIPKVWPLFFSFRIMVGSAIVMLFVFVVSFYQSTRHQVAKSRWLLKLAVWSIPLPWIAAECGWIVSEYGRQPWTIGEVLPTNLSASNLAASDVWTSLIVIVLFYTALFIIEMYLMLHFIRKGPSSLGTGKYFFENNDSASKSGRSNPRETAS
- a CDS encoding thioesterase family protein, giving the protein MQFTELLNNCQPKDGAVSLTVPPTWMQGRSVFGGLQTVIALSAMRGLVPEVPLRSLQTTFIQPGDDNTLTAKATILRSGKSAIHVESRLMNGNKIVAIVIGVFGSARDSVVRLAPEKPPVPSDNSKQVPYVEGLTPSFLQHFEGRWVKGGFPFSGAAEPENVIELSMPTEPSSTEFHIIALADYVPPIALSYMKRFAAGSSMTWMLEFLTDKVDGLPMQGWRVDSTMLAAADGYTSQSVTLWGPDDQPVAFSKQSMVVFG
- a CDS encoding NAD(P)(+) transhydrogenase (Re/Si-specific) subunit beta; the encoded protein is MHVLINFGYLVAAVLFIFGIKGMTTPKTAVRGNQLSAAGMLVAVVAALLEFQVVSYGYIILGIVVGAGIGIFLAKRIQMTSMPEMVAALNGFGGAASLLVASANYLEMSRGYELAAAAESAFPEPTMMWGIALILSILIGAVTLTGSFVAVGKLMGKLGDPASIGMFKAIVKVCFVLLIAGSAYFVASNPLEQGDLLIVMILICLLLGVALVIPIGGADMPVVIALLNSYSGLAGSATGFVLGNNGLIITGSLVGASGLILTTIMCKAMNRSLTNVLFGGSMAAKAGISRDENDAFYDGKVKTTSADEVAMLLDSASRVVFVPGYGLAVAQAQHATRELASMLQDRGIDVKYAIHPVAGRMPGHMNVLLAEAEVPYDQLVEMDVINPEFTQTDVAIVLGANDVTNPAASKDPESPIFGMPILEVQNAKTVIVVKRGLSPGFAGIPNALFINENSLMVHGDAKLVLQEMIAAMKDL
- a CDS encoding NAD(P) transhydrogenase subunit alpha, with amino-acid sequence MEMLILTFTIFVLAIFVGVEIINKVPPTLHTPLMSGTNAISGIVVVGAIISSGGGEQATGLSTFLGVLAIVLACINIFGGFMVTDRMLNMFKKKSK
- a CDS encoding Re/Si-specific NAD(P)(+) transhydrogenase subunit alpha produces the protein MLVGIPKEIVPGENRVAVIPPGIQVLTGAGFKVVVQSGAGEASHYDDEAYSAAGATIAPDAKSLYEQADLILKVRHLIDDETTLIKEGTTLVCMLDGWFNQALIKQLAERKVRCFALEFIPRITRAQSMDVLSSMAAISGYRSVLAGAMALPQYFPMLMTAAGTIHPAKVFIVGAGVAGLMAVSTARRLGAVVEAYDTRVEVREQVESLGAKFVEFDLPQEEGTTAGGYAKQQSEEFYRAQREQMAEKVAQSDLVITTAAIPGKASPVLITADMVKKMKHGSVIVDLAAERGGNVEGTVKNEKTFVDGVTIIGYIDHPSRVPVHASQLYTKNITTFLLNMAKEGELTLNMEDEIVSATLITEGGEIKHAGLRELIEKESS
- a CDS encoding oxidoreductase encodes the protein MNDRKWTSQDIPSQTGKRILITGANSGIGFESARVMAGLGAQVILACRNEAKAVSAMAKIRNQFPKAQLHFLPLDLGSLDSVHVMANMFSEQYDSLDVLLNNAGVMWLPQGMTEDGFESQIGINHLGHFALTGLLMPALLNRAGSRVVTVSSIAHRSGNLDFEDLFFERRRYGKQDAYGQSKLANLVFARELERKLNASGAQTMSVAVHPGVTSTNLATPGLQQSGSVLLAKLVKMVTPLVTQSATKGALPSLYAATSNEIEGGEYIGPDRFYGTFGYPTAATSTRRSNNPDIARKLWQVSEKLTGVQYPLSATT
- a CDS encoding TM2 domain-containing protein, which produces MGNDTHSKLVGYILWIFGFLGAHRFYYGKPITGTIWFFTAGLLFVGWIIDLFLIPSMDREAGRKYQEGRLDYTVAWILLTFLGMFGIHRFYLGKWFTGLIWLLTGGLFLLGYLYDYWTLNGQVDEKNRALY
- a CDS encoding sulfotransferase family 2 domain-containing protein, which produces MICKEFKCIFVHVPKAAGMSVEHYFLNLLGMTWETRAPLLLRPNDDPSKGPARLAHLYAEEYVKFGYISQEQFNEYYKFSFVRNPWARIVSEYKFRHHNIRFTFSDFIKHHLPEPGMDDAYRHIVPQYNFTHSPDGQCLVDYIGKFESLQNDFDVVAKQLGFADSTLPHINDTKKNAQYGLNWKLRKWLMSFQQKEHKNYRDYYNDELKKIVSKLYEQDIDTYKYQFD
- a CDS encoding CHASE domain-containing protein, which codes for MSKDRQFRWYLVADVVHSGYAVWVILFISLSLTVGAFVISTHLIEQRIRDRFNYGAQQLQREIESHLEVYNQVLRNAAAFYYATDPPTREQFSTYVRNLELNRFWPGIQGVGLSVPISPQQKQAHIESVRAQGFPEYDIRPLGERDFYTSIVYLEPFDWRNRRAFGYDMYTNLLRRKAMARARSSGELATTGKITLVQETEEDTQSGFLIYLPVYSTSPPPSTKSEREASFSGWVYSPFRTGDLMLGITKGEAYSIDFEIYDGENSDRENLLFDSNRVHDVRRVEESGALRWRNTFMFNGQPWTLYFTPGSEFTQSIDGREIPKFVVLGGIIIDVLLFYVLLSMRHMKHRVEAIAEQRNKELISAKYELETQKNFADAIIDSLPNVLFVKNVLGGEVVRLNHHARRLFETNDHSTMALFDRFQQQFNSQVRLTGSEFSASFISKLEVETLEGLRYFNIHQVPIKNVNGITEFMVVICNDITDRLDSERRFTLLFDSAPSGLMLVDRSQKISLVNRSLSDMFGYAAEELMGKPVNILIPPEAHGRHRDHVQKYLLNAGPKRLGSRSDIKGLTRDGSILVLDVALQPLRYEEQGEVLVSVTDITERHRLIQQLEKANRYKSEFLASMSHELRTPLNSIIGFSERVLKSSNVTLGEREQDGLETVLRNAHHLLSLINDILDLSKVESGHMNVNLEPLDVRQLLDLQLQALAPWAKAKNLKFKVSLPVTPIPMVTDKNVLLRILNNLVSNAVKYTRKGSISVSVNVTFEVSWGQTLTLQVTDTGIGITAKDQEKLFNEFVRTNEAREKNIEGTGLGLAITSRLVSVLGGRIEVESEHGVGSVFRVLLPMRRRSAELNPPENNQ